The Saprospiraceae bacterium genome contains the following window.
CACAAATAATCCCGAGATACAATAGCATATTATTAATTAATCCTAAACAAAAAAAATCTATTTATTGAAAATCCCATCGTATGAATTGGATTCTGAGTCTTTGCGATCCACGGTTACACGTTCTGGAATTTTACTGTCCATTTTAAATTTATCATCCTTTCCTCCCATAAAGAGCAGCTTGCTCTTTTCATCATAATCTTGCAACATCTTTAATCCTTCTTCTTCAAAAACGCCATTTTGCAAATCAACACTGTTCATAAAGTTCTCAGACAATTCCATAAAGCGCTCCATTTCTCCTACCTTGTATGCTACATCATCTGCAATGTGTTCGAGAGCCTGATCAAACAATACGCGTTGATCGGTATTTCCACTGATCACATTCATTGCAGATTTCATGGCACTGTGTGAAGCACGGATCGCTTTTCGCTCTTGCTCTTTTAAATTAACCTGGTCTCTGGTATCGGCCAATAATATTTCTGAATTTTGATACATTTTGATTAATACCTTATTCAGAATATCCATTTTACTTAGTAAATGATTGTATTTCTCATTCGTTTCCTGAAGACGGGCTGCTTTTCGGGTTGATAAAACCATGTGGGCTTCGAGATTCTGAGTCCTTGCAACCTGTGCCATACGAAGTTGAGTTTCTATTTCTTTGGAATTTTCAGAAACATTGTTTTGTAGTTTTTTTATCTGCCCTTTCAATACACCAATTTGTTCACTCATTTTAGACAAATTGTTTTCAAGATCACTGATGTAATTTTTTAAGATGCCAATTGGATCAATGGTCACAAAGATTCCGGTTATCCATCGCATGATGCTTTTATACATATAACCTATTAAGGTACGCATGCGTGGATCAAGAACCATATATATAATAGCTCCCAAGACTAACAACATTCCGGCCAGGTAAACCATGTTTTGAGTCAAGCTGATTAAATAAGGAAGGTATTTATATAAGATTGCTCCTCCACCTATTAATAAACCTGCCAATACCACCGTGCCTGTTACGCCTTCGGGTTTGCTCCAAAAGCCTTTTGGCTTTTCCATTCCGGGACCAGGATTAATTGCTGCCATAATTTCTTAATTATATAAATTTAAATAATAAACAAAAGTATTGCTAATCAGATTAAAAATGGGATTTATACCTATAAATGTACACATATCTCCGACAAGCTGTTAAACAAAATCGACATCTGGCAAATACGGATAACGCATCAGAAATTGAATTGCTTTTTCAAGATCCAAATGGTCATACACAACACTATAAATCATATTGATAATCGGAAGTCTTAAGTGATAATGTTTGGCCAACTGGTTTGCAATGCGAACCGTACGCACACCTTCCACTACCTCATCCATGGATTGCATAATTTCCTGGAGTTTTTCACCTTTGCCCAGTCTGTATCCAAAACTAAAATTTCTACTTTTAGTGCTGGTTGCTGTGGCAATCAGGTCACCAATTCCTGCCGTCCCTAAAAAGGATCGTGAGGTTGCACCCACACTTCTTCCCAATTCAATCATTTCGCGTAAACCACGGGTAATCAACATGGCTTCAAGATTCTTGCCAAGACCTTTTCCTGCCAACATACCAGAACCAAGCGCAATGATATTTTTAAGTGCTCCAGCCATTTCAGCTCCAACTAAATCATAAGATCCAAAAACATAAAATAGTCGACTTCCTAAAACATCAGATCCGGCTTTGATCACTTCATCGTATTCACTGGCAATCACCGATGCGGCCGGTTGTTTGTCTAGGATTTCCCGATAAAGATTCGGGCCTGCCAGACAACCAACCCGAATCACAGAAGTCTCTTGTCTGATCACCTCACTCATGGTGTGAATATTTTTTCTGGAAATATTTACCATGGCCAAATTAGCAATTGGAATGCCTGCAATATCTAATCCTTTTGTGGCATGAATCAAGATATGGGCAGGTGTAAGGTGAGCAGCCATGTTGCTGCAAGTTTCCCTAAAATTTTCTGAAGGGACCACTGGAAAAATAATCTTTGTTTCTGCACAGATTTCTTCAAAGGATTGGGTAGCCCGAATGCGAACATCCAGGTTGACATTTAAATTGGTATGTTGTTGATTGATTTTATCAACGATTTCTTTCTTGCGAGCATATATTAATACATCGGTATTGTGCGCAAGCAAGGTAGCGATTGTTGTGCCGAAACTTCCTGCACCTATAACTCCAACAACTTTATGTTTTTCAGTCATGCAATCGAAATTGCTTCTTGGTAATATTGAAATTACCGATGATTAAATAATTCTTGAAAATGAGCCTCAATAAAAATTTCAAAATCCTTTAACTCTTTAGGCGCATGGTGATTGTCAATTACTGATTTTCGCATTCCCATTTCTTTAAGTGTTATAATGGTATTTGGTAAATCAGGGATATATAATTCTTTTTCTATTGGATATACAGATGCGAGTTTATAAAAATCAAATTTATTTAATTCTGCTTTTACCAAATTCCACCAGGAATCGCTTGCCAGCCGATATGCCGTTCCCAAATTGTCAACATGCTGAATGCCATCATATTTTACAATGCCATTTTGGTAAATAGTAAAATCGAATGTTGGACAAAAGCCAAAACAAGCAGAACGACGATAAAAAAGCAAGGTGTCAGTATTGCTTAATAAGGTGTCTTCAGGAGAAAAAACTTGTTTAAATACGGATAAAGCAGTTGGAATTATAGGCCCATCAGCTTTTTTATTTTTTTCCATGTTTCTTCGACTACAAGATGTAGAAAAAAAACATAAGCAAATTAAAAGGAATTGTATAGAACGAATCATTTTTTAGTTTTTTTATCTCGTTCCATTGCTTGTCGCTGTTGTTCTTTCATCATGCCTTCCAATCGTTCTCTAAATCCTCCTTTCTTGCGTGGTTTGGTTTTATTCAATTCAAGCTCCCCACGAATTTTGTCAGTATCAAACAACAAACTCCGCCCAAGTATAGTTTGTCCAATATTTAATAAATTGCTAAAAAACATATAACAAGTCAATCCTGCAGCTGTTTTGTTAAACATAAACCAGAATATAACAGGCATTAAATATTGCATATATTTCATTGCTGGATTAGCAGAAAAATCCATGGATTGAGAAGAATAATATGTAAAAATCAAAGTTGAAATCATCCACAAGAAAGCAAATAGAGAAAGTGTATTTCCAAATAAAGGTAAATTAAATGAAAGATGTATAAATTCATCAAAAGAAGTTAAATCAGCAGCCCACAAAAAGGACTCTTGTCGAAATTCAATGGTTGCAGGAAAAAAGCGATACAATGCAATCCAAATAGGCATCTGTAATAATAATGGAAAACAACCTCCTAGCGGATTAACACCAAATTCATTGTACATTTTCATGGTTTCCATTTGTTGCTTTTGCATATCATCTTTATGCTTATTTCGAACCTTTTCGATTTCTGGTTTCAAAGCGGTCATC
Protein-coding sequences here:
- a CDS encoding NAD(P)-dependent glycerol-3-phosphate dehydrogenase, with the protein product MTEKHKVVGVIGAGSFGTTIATLLAHNTDVLIYARKKEIVDKINQQHTNLNVNLDVRIRATQSFEEICAETKIIFPVVPSENFRETCSNMAAHLTPAHILIHATKGLDIAGIPIANLAMVNISRKNIHTMSEVIRQETSVIRVGCLAGPNLYREILDKQPAASVIASEYDEVIKAGSDVLGSRLFYVFGSYDLVGAEMAGALKNIIALGSGMLAGKGLGKNLEAMLITRGLREMIELGRSVGATSRSFLGTAGIGDLIATATSTKSRNFSFGYRLGKGEKLQEIMQSMDEVVEGVRTVRIANQLAKHYHLRLPIINMIYSVVYDHLDLEKAIQFLMRYPYLPDVDFV